In Streptomyces alboniger, the following are encoded in one genomic region:
- a CDS encoding NPCBM/NEW2 domain-containing protein, with product MRSPTRLRAAVGGVLLGLLAVFAVPGGEAARAADETTTVGDVTGFDAEGGVYRLTAGAAVARVSFVSAETFRIELAPDGTFTDPTGKDIVLPQGKVPRTKWREKGDRYELSTSKVTLRAYKSPLRFALYRADGTRVWAETKGLTWTKDTTTQSLARGADEQFYGAGMQNGRGNTSHRGKKVEVSVDYEWNDGGHPNSVPFYLSTAGYGVFRNTYAPNTYDFAEPVTATAKEQRFDAYYFAGKGDDAAKDVIGQYTRLTGKPFLPPVYGMEIGDADCYLHNANRGERRTLDSLKVADGYVQHDMPNGWMLVNDGYGCGYEDLPETSKGLAERKMKMGLWTEDGLEKIAEQVKAGQRVAKLDVAWVGDGYKKALDGCKDAYKGIEDHSDARGFTWAPESWSGAQRCGVQWSGDQSGSWEYIRWQIPTYAGSTMSGLAYTTGDVDGIFGGSPKTYVRDLQWKMFLPVTMTMDGWAASDKQPFRYGEPYTSINRRYLKLHESLLPYLYSYAHEATKTGVGAVRPLALEYPDDPKAPTDAAKYEFLTGEDFLVAPVYKDTATRDGIYLPKGTWTDYWSGRIYRGPTTVDGYSAPLDTLPLFVRGGASVPMWPGGIRSYEDREADSPLAWDIYPQGKSSFELYEDDGVTRRHRAGEYATQRADVRAPRSGAGDVSVRIGASEGEFKGKQSSRPYAFTLHTGDAPSRVELDGRALPRLASKGAYEKAGRGWFYDRDDRGGVVKVKTPSLRTGRAFELTLDDTSAVGGAVPGAAATVGVPAGQELGAGTPGKVAVDVTAGTKDATDVDVTLDAPGGWTVAATKTGRIPAGTTRRVEVAVTPPKGADPGEQPLTATARYRSAGQDRTALQRFALGVMPEAPGKDTWASDMVWLKSTNGYGPAERDRSNGESGAGDGRTLTLAGKTYEKGIGTHANSVIEVYPGGRCSAFTADVGIDDEINGYGEVAFSVEADGKVLWTSPKVTGASATVPVDVDVRGARHVELKVTDTNGSRSGDHADWAAARFTCA from the coding sequence ATGAGATCTCCTACGCGCTTAAGAGCGGCCGTCGGTGGTGTCCTGTTGGGGCTGCTCGCGGTGTTCGCCGTGCCCGGCGGCGAGGCCGCGCGGGCCGCCGACGAGACCACCACCGTCGGGGACGTCACCGGGTTCGATGCCGAGGGGGGCGTTTACCGGCTGACCGCCGGTGCCGCCGTCGCCCGCGTCAGCTTCGTCTCCGCGGAGACCTTCCGCATCGAACTCGCCCCCGACGGCACGTTCACCGACCCCACGGGCAAGGACATCGTCCTGCCCCAGGGGAAGGTGCCGCGCACCAAGTGGAGGGAGAAGGGCGACCGTTACGAGCTGAGCACCTCCAAGGTGACGCTGCGCGCCTACAAGTCGCCGCTGCGCTTCGCCCTGTACCGCGCCGACGGCACCCGGGTGTGGGCCGAGACCAAGGGCCTCACCTGGACGAAGGACACGACCACGCAGAGCCTCGCGCGCGGCGCCGACGAGCAGTTCTACGGAGCCGGGATGCAGAACGGCCGCGGCAACACCTCGCACCGCGGCAAGAAGGTCGAGGTCAGCGTCGACTACGAGTGGAACGACGGCGGGCACCCCAACTCCGTGCCGTTCTACCTCTCCACGGCCGGTTACGGCGTCTTCCGGAACACCTACGCCCCCAACACCTACGACTTCGCGGAGCCCGTGACCGCCACCGCGAAGGAACAGCGCTTCGACGCCTACTACTTCGCGGGCAAGGGCGACGATGCGGCCAAGGACGTCATCGGGCAGTACACCCGGCTCACCGGCAAGCCCTTCCTGCCGCCCGTCTACGGCATGGAGATCGGCGACGCCGACTGCTACCTCCACAACGCCAACCGCGGTGAGCGGCGCACCCTGGACTCCCTCAAGGTCGCCGACGGCTATGTCCAGCACGACATGCCCAACGGCTGGATGCTCGTCAACGACGGCTACGGCTGCGGCTACGAGGACCTCCCCGAGACCTCCAAGGGCCTCGCCGAACGCAAGATGAAGATGGGCCTGTGGACCGAGGACGGCCTCGAAAAGATCGCCGAGCAGGTCAAGGCGGGCCAGCGCGTCGCCAAGCTGGACGTCGCCTGGGTCGGCGACGGCTACAAGAAGGCGCTGGACGGCTGCAAGGACGCCTACAAGGGCATCGAGGACCACAGCGACGCCCGCGGTTTCACCTGGGCCCCAGAGAGCTGGTCCGGCGCGCAGCGCTGCGGCGTGCAGTGGTCCGGCGACCAGAGCGGCAGCTGGGAGTACATCCGCTGGCAGATCCCCACCTACGCCGGGTCCACCATGTCCGGCCTCGCCTACACGACCGGTGACGTCGACGGCATCTTCGGCGGCAGCCCCAAGACGTACGTACGCGACCTCCAGTGGAAGATGTTCCTGCCGGTCACGATGACGATGGACGGCTGGGCCGCCAGCGACAAGCAGCCCTTCCGCTACGGCGAGCCGTACACCTCCATCAACCGCAGGTACCTGAAGCTGCACGAGTCACTGCTGCCCTACCTCTACTCGTACGCCCATGAGGCGACGAAGACCGGGGTGGGCGCCGTGCGTCCGCTGGCCCTGGAGTACCCGGACGACCCGAAGGCCCCGACCGACGCCGCCAAGTACGAATTCCTGACCGGCGAGGACTTCCTCGTCGCACCCGTCTACAAGGACACCGCCACCCGCGACGGCATCTACCTGCCGAAGGGCACCTGGACCGACTACTGGAGCGGGCGCATCTACCGGGGCCCCACCACCGTCGACGGCTACAGCGCGCCCCTCGACACCCTGCCGCTGTTCGTCAGGGGCGGCGCGAGCGTGCCCATGTGGCCCGGCGGAATACGCTCCTACGAGGACCGCGAAGCCGACTCGCCGCTCGCCTGGGACATCTACCCGCAGGGGAAGTCCTCCTTCGAGCTGTACGAGGACGACGGCGTGACCCGGCGCCACCGCGCAGGCGAGTACGCCACACAGCGCGCCGACGTGCGGGCACCGCGCTCCGGAGCGGGCGACGTCAGCGTGCGGATCGGCGCGAGCGAGGGCGAGTTCAAGGGCAAGCAGAGCAGCAGGCCCTACGCGTTCACGCTGCACACCGGGGACGCGCCGAGCCGCGTCGAGCTGGACGGACGCGCGCTGCCGCGGCTCGCGTCCAAGGGCGCGTACGAGAAGGCCGGGCGGGGCTGGTTCTACGACCGGGACGACCGCGGCGGCGTGGTGAAGGTCAAGACGCCTTCTCTGCGGACCGGCCGCGCCTTCGAACTGACCCTCGACGACACAAGCGCCGTCGGCGGTGCCGTGCCCGGCGCGGCCGCCACCGTCGGTGTGCCCGCGGGCCAGGAGCTCGGCGCGGGCACGCCGGGCAAGGTCGCCGTCGACGTCACGGCGGGCACGAAGGACGCCACCGACGTGGACGTCACCCTCGACGCGCCCGGGGGATGGACCGTCGCCGCCACGAAGACCGGGCGGATCCCGGCGGGCACCACGCGCCGCGTCGAGGTGGCCGTCACCCCGCCCAAGGGCGCGGACCCGGGCGAACAGCCGCTCACCGCGACCGCCCGCTACCGCTCGGCAGGCCAGGACCGCACCGCCCTCCAGCGGTTCGCGCTCGGTGTGATGCCCGAGGCCCCCGGCAAGGACACCTGGGCGAGCGACATGGTGTGGCTGAAGTCCACCAACGGCTACGGTCCCGCCGAACGCGACCGCAGCAACGGCGAGTCGGGCGCCGGCGACGGCCGCACACTGACCCTCGCCGGAAAGACGTACGAGAAGGGGATCGGCACGCACGCCAACTCCGTCATCGAGGTCTATCCGGGCGGACGCTGCTCCGCGTTCACCGCCGACGTGGGCATCGACGACGAGATCAACGGCTACGGAGAGGTGGCCTTCTCGGTCGAGGCCGACGGCAAGGTGCTGTGGACCTCGCCGAAGGTGACGGGCGCGTCGGCGACCGTCCCGGTGGACGTCGACGTGCGCGGAGCCCGGCACGTGGAGCTGAAGGTGACGGACACCAACGGGTCCAGGAGCGGGGACCACGCGGACTGGGCGGCGGCCCGGTTCACCTGCGCGTAG
- the mshC gene encoding cysteine--1-D-myo-inosityl 2-amino-2-deoxy-alpha-D-glucopyranoside ligase: protein MHAWPASEVPALPGKGRDLRIHDTATGGLVTLDPGPVARIYVCGITPYDATHMGHAATYNAFDLVQRVWLDTKRQVHYVQNVTDVDDPLLERANRDGKDWVELAEGETALFREDMTALRLLPPQHYIGAVEAIPGIVPLVERLRDMGAAYELEGDVYFSVESDPHFGEVSGLDAAAMKLLSAERGGDPERPGKKNPLDPMLWMAAREGEPSWDGASLGRGRPGWHIECVAIALDHLGMGFDVQGGGSDLAFPHHEMGASHAQALTGEYPFAKAYVHAGMVALDGAKMSKSKGNLVFVSKLRRDGVDPAAIRLALLAHHYRADWEWTDSVLTEAVERLGRWRAAVSRPDGPAAEAVVEEMREALANDLDAPAALAAVDRWVGLQDAEGGTDEGAPGVVSRAVDALLGVAL, encoded by the coding sequence ATGCATGCCTGGCCCGCTTCTGAGGTCCCCGCCCTTCCTGGCAAGGGCCGCGACCTCCGGATCCACGACACCGCGACCGGTGGACTCGTCACCCTCGACCCCGGTCCCGTCGCCCGTATCTACGTCTGCGGCATCACTCCGTACGACGCGACCCACATGGGTCACGCGGCGACCTACAACGCGTTCGACCTCGTGCAGCGCGTGTGGCTCGACACCAAGCGGCAGGTTCACTACGTCCAGAACGTGACCGACGTGGACGACCCGCTCCTGGAACGCGCCAACCGTGACGGCAAGGACTGGGTCGAGCTCGCCGAGGGCGAGACCGCTCTGTTCCGCGAGGACATGACCGCGCTGCGGCTCCTGCCGCCGCAGCACTACATCGGAGCCGTCGAGGCGATACCCGGCATCGTGCCGCTCGTCGAACGCCTCAGGGACATGGGCGCCGCCTACGAACTGGAGGGCGACGTCTACTTCTCCGTGGAGTCCGACCCGCACTTCGGTGAGGTGTCCGGGCTCGACGCCGCCGCCATGAAGCTGCTCTCCGCCGAGCGCGGCGGCGACCCGGAGCGGCCGGGCAAGAAGAACCCGCTCGACCCGATGCTGTGGATGGCGGCCCGCGAGGGCGAGCCGAGCTGGGACGGTGCATCCCTCGGGCGCGGGCGGCCCGGCTGGCACATCGAGTGCGTGGCCATCGCCCTCGACCACCTGGGCATGGGCTTCGACGTGCAGGGCGGCGGCTCCGACCTCGCCTTCCCGCACCACGAGATGGGCGCCTCGCACGCCCAGGCGCTGACCGGCGAGTACCCCTTCGCCAAGGCCTACGTCCACGCGGGCATGGTCGCCCTGGACGGCGCGAAGATGTCCAAGTCCAAGGGCAACCTCGTCTTCGTCTCGAAGCTGCGGCGCGACGGCGTCGACCCCGCGGCCATCCGCCTCGCCCTCCTCGCGCACCACTACCGCGCGGACTGGGAGTGGACCGACTCCGTCCTCACCGAGGCCGTCGAGCGGCTCGGGCGCTGGCGCGCGGCCGTGTCCCGCCCTGACGGGCCCGCCGCCGAGGCGGTCGTCGAGGAGATGCGGGAGGCTCTCGCCAACGACCTGGACGCGCCGGCCGCGCTGGCCGCCGTCGATCGCTGGGTCGGTCTTCAGGATGCCGAGGGCGGTACGGACGAGGGGGCGCCCGGGGTGGTGTCGCGGGCCGTCGACGCGTTGCTCGGCGTGGCCCTGTAG
- a CDS encoding SCO1664 family protein, which produces MPAPERIPAGSVTADPVTLLTHGELTVRGQIREASNAVLYCTVAYEGEEAACVYKPVAGERPLWDFPDGTLAQREVAAYEVSRATGWDLVPPTVLRDGPYGRGMCQLWIEPSGDEALLALVDGDEPDDGWKAVGRAQVDEERTALLVHADDARLRRLAVLDAVINNGDRKGGHLLAADGRLYGIDHGVTFNAEDKLRTLLWGWAGEPLTGEAVQVLQGLRDALKEGAALAERLAGLITAAEIEALRARVGSLLASGRHPEPSGEWPAIPWPPV; this is translated from the coding sequence ATGCCCGCGCCAGAACGGATACCGGCGGGGAGCGTGACCGCGGACCCCGTCACGCTCCTCACGCACGGGGAGCTGACCGTGCGCGGGCAGATCCGTGAGGCCTCGAACGCGGTGCTCTACTGCACGGTCGCGTACGAGGGCGAGGAAGCCGCCTGCGTCTACAAACCGGTCGCCGGGGAGCGGCCGCTGTGGGACTTCCCCGACGGCACGCTCGCGCAGCGCGAGGTCGCCGCGTACGAGGTGTCGCGGGCCACCGGCTGGGACCTCGTGCCGCCCACCGTCCTGCGCGACGGGCCCTACGGCCGGGGCATGTGCCAGCTGTGGATCGAGCCCTCCGGGGACGAGGCGCTGCTCGCCCTGGTCGACGGCGACGAGCCCGACGACGGCTGGAAGGCGGTCGGGCGCGCCCAGGTCGACGAGGAGCGCACCGCACTGCTCGTCCACGCCGACGACGCCCGGCTGCGGCGGCTCGCGGTCCTCGACGCGGTGATCAACAACGGCGACCGCAAGGGCGGCCATCTGCTGGCCGCGGACGGACGCCTCTACGGCATCGACCACGGCGTCACCTTCAACGCCGAGGACAAGCTGCGCACGCTGCTGTGGGGGTGGGCGGGGGAGCCGCTGACCGGGGAGGCCGTCCAGGTCCTCCAGGGCCTGCGGGACGCGCTCAAGGAGGGCGCCGCCCTCGCCGAAAGGCTCGCCGGGCTCATCACGGCCGCGGAGATCGAGGCACTGCGCGCGCGGGTGGGGTCCCTCCTCGCGTCCGGGCGCCACCCCGAGCCGTCCGGCGAGTGGCCCGCGATCCCCTGGCCGCCCGTCTGA
- a CDS encoding DUF3090 domain-containing protein → MSRQVFLYDPPERFVAGTVGLPGRRTFFLQASAGVRVTSVALEKTQVAALAERMEELLDEVVRRSGGNAAVPAVAPAEITDSAPLDAPVEEEFRVGTMALAWDGEEERMIVEAQALVELDADSEDDLAEAEERLLQDEENGPPMLRVRLTGAQARAFAKRALDVVNAGRPPCPLCSLPLDPEGHVCPRQNGYRRGA, encoded by the coding sequence GTGTCCCGTCAGGTGTTCCTCTACGACCCCCCGGAGCGTTTCGTCGCGGGAACGGTCGGGCTGCCCGGACGGCGTACGTTCTTCTTGCAGGCCTCGGCGGGCGTCAGGGTGACCAGCGTCGCCCTGGAGAAGACCCAGGTGGCCGCGCTCGCCGAGCGCATGGAGGAGCTGCTCGACGAGGTCGTGCGCCGCAGCGGGGGCAATGCCGCCGTACCGGCCGTCGCGCCCGCCGAGATCACCGACAGCGCGCCCCTCGACGCCCCGGTGGAGGAGGAGTTCCGCGTCGGCACGATGGCCCTCGCCTGGGACGGCGAGGAGGAGCGGATGATCGTCGAGGCACAGGCCCTCGTCGAACTGGACGCCGACTCCGAGGACGACCTCGCAGAGGCCGAGGAAAGGCTCCTCCAGGACGAGGAGAACGGCCCGCCGATGCTGCGCGTGCGCCTCACCGGGGCGCAGGCCCGCGCCTTCGCCAAGCGCGCCCTCGACGTCGTGAACGCGGGCCGCCCGCCGTGCCCGCTGTGCAGCCTCCCGCTCGACCCGGAAGGACACGTATGCCCGCGCCAGAACGGATACCGGCGGGGAGCGTGA
- a CDS encoding histidine phosphatase family protein: MPTLILVRHGRSTANTAGLLAGWTPGVALDERGAAQAAALPARLAAVPLAEVVTSPLQRCRETVAPLLAARPGLQAHTEDRIGECDYGDWSGRKLAELADEPLMEVVQQHPSAAAFPGGESMRAMQTRAAEAVREWNTRVEREHGEDAAYLMCSHGDIIKSLVAEALGLHLDLFQRISVEPCSVTVIRYTRLRPFLVRLGDTGDFASLVPREVPPGGDATVGGGAGAP; encoded by the coding sequence ATGCCCACGCTGATCCTCGTCCGGCACGGACGCTCCACCGCCAACACCGCGGGTCTGCTCGCCGGGTGGACCCCCGGCGTGGCCCTCGACGAGCGCGGCGCCGCACAGGCCGCAGCGCTGCCCGCCCGGCTGGCCGCCGTGCCCCTCGCCGAGGTCGTCACGAGCCCCCTCCAGCGCTGCCGCGAGACCGTCGCGCCGCTGCTCGCGGCCCGCCCCGGGCTCCAGGCGCACACCGAGGACCGCATCGGCGAGTGCGACTACGGAGACTGGTCGGGCCGCAAGCTCGCCGAGCTGGCCGACGAGCCGCTGATGGAGGTCGTACAGCAGCACCCGTCCGCCGCCGCGTTCCCCGGCGGCGAGTCCATGCGGGCCATGCAGACGCGGGCCGCCGAGGCGGTACGCGAGTGGAACACGCGCGTGGAGCGTGAGCACGGCGAGGACGCCGCCTACCTGATGTGCTCGCACGGGGACATCATCAAGTCCCTCGTCGCGGAAGCGCTCGGGCTGCACCTCGATCTGTTCCAGCGCATCTCCGTAGAGCCCTGTTCCGTCACCGTCATCCGTTACACCCGGCTGCGCCCCTTCCTCGTACGCCTCGGGGACACCGGTGACTTCGCCTCCCTCGTGCCCCGGGAGGTGCCTCCGGGCGGCGACGCCACGGTGGGAGGCGGTGCGGGCGCACCGTGA
- the corA gene encoding magnesium/cobalt transporter CorA, which translates to MIVDCAIYREGRRREGPHDFSDALDEARTADESFVWIGLHEPTEAEFDKVSEEFGLHPLAVEDALKAHQRPKLEVYDDSLFMVLKPVVYEPDSDAVSSGEVMIFMGDSFVVTVRHGEGAPLGAVRHRLEADPDVLKHGPTAVLYSIADATVDHYLEVADELQADLEVLETEVFSPDGGGSRHTASRIYNFKRQILEFRRATGPLSLPLARLSGAGPFGPPVPFVDETAQPFFRDVNDHLTRVNESVEGLDRLVSDILSAHLAQMSVRQNDDMRKISAWAAMAAVPTMIAGVYGMNFDHMPELHWRWTYPAVIVLMAVLEVILYRMFKHRGWM; encoded by the coding sequence GTGATTGTCGACTGTGCCATTTACCGAGAGGGTCGTCGCCGCGAGGGCCCGCATGACTTCTCCGACGCCCTCGACGAGGCGCGGACCGCCGACGAGTCGTTCGTCTGGATCGGCCTGCACGAGCCGACGGAGGCGGAGTTCGACAAGGTCAGCGAGGAGTTCGGGCTGCACCCGCTGGCCGTGGAGGACGCCCTCAAGGCCCATCAGCGGCCCAAGCTGGAGGTCTACGACGACTCGCTGTTCATGGTCCTCAAGCCGGTCGTGTACGAGCCGGACAGCGACGCCGTCTCCTCCGGCGAGGTCATGATCTTCATGGGCGACTCCTTCGTGGTGACCGTCCGCCACGGGGAGGGCGCCCCGCTCGGCGCCGTACGCCACCGGCTCGAAGCCGACCCGGACGTCCTGAAGCACGGCCCCACCGCGGTCCTGTACTCGATCGCCGACGCCACCGTGGACCACTATCTGGAGGTCGCCGACGAGTTGCAGGCCGACCTGGAGGTCCTGGAGACGGAGGTCTTCTCACCGGACGGCGGCGGCTCGCGCCACACGGCGTCCCGGATCTACAACTTCAAGCGGCAGATCCTCGAATTCCGCCGGGCCACCGGCCCCCTGTCGCTGCCGCTGGCACGCCTCTCCGGAGCGGGCCCCTTCGGGCCGCCCGTGCCCTTCGTGGACGAGACGGCGCAGCCCTTCTTCCGGGACGTCAACGACCACCTGACGCGCGTCAACGAATCGGTGGAGGGCCTGGACCGCCTGGTCTCGGACATCCTGTCAGCGCATCTGGCGCAGATGAGCGTGCGGCAGAACGACGACATGCGCAAGATCTCGGCCTGGGCGGCGATGGCGGCGGTCCCCACGATGATCGCGGGGGTCTACGGCATGAACTTCGACCACATGCCGGAGCTGCACTGGCGGTGGACCTACCCGGCGGTGATCGTCCTGATGGCCGTCCTCGAAGTAATCCTGTACCGCATGTTCAAACACCGGGGATGGATGTAG
- a CDS encoding LLM class F420-dependent oxidoreductase, which produces MQLGINLGYWGAGMDADNLAVAKEADRLGYAVCWAAEAYGSDAATVLSWVAAQTERIDIGSAIFQIPARQPAMTAMTAATLDSLSGGRFRLGLGVSGPQVSEGWYGVKFDKPLARTREYVDIVRKAMARERLTHEGEHWTLPLPGGPGKPLKLTVHPQREHIPLYIAAIGPKNLEQTGEIADGALLIFPAAEHLEETALRHLRAGREKAGKTMDGFDVVPTLPIAVGGDDRIDALADMFRPYTALYVGGMGSPKQNFYNQLARRMGYEKEAAEIQDKYLAGDKEGAAAAIPQQLIDSTALLGSVERIADRMQAYAAAGVTTLTLSPAGFTLEERIAALRAGTEALERAGLA; this is translated from the coding sequence ATGCAGCTCGGTATCAACCTCGGCTACTGGGGCGCCGGGATGGACGCGGACAATCTCGCGGTCGCCAAGGAGGCGGACAGGCTCGGCTACGCGGTCTGCTGGGCGGCGGAGGCGTACGGCTCGGACGCCGCGACGGTGCTGTCCTGGGTGGCCGCGCAGACCGAGCGCATCGACATCGGGTCCGCGATCTTCCAGATCCCGGCGCGCCAGCCCGCGATGACCGCGATGACGGCCGCCACCCTCGACTCGCTCTCGGGCGGCCGGTTCCGGCTCGGCCTCGGTGTCTCGGGCCCGCAGGTCTCCGAGGGCTGGTACGGCGTGAAGTTCGACAAGCCGCTGGCCCGCACGCGCGAGTACGTCGACATCGTCCGCAAGGCGATGGCCCGCGAACGCCTCACCCACGAGGGGGAGCACTGGACGCTGCCGCTGCCCGGCGGCCCCGGCAAGCCCCTCAAGCTGACCGTCCACCCCCAGCGCGAGCACATCCCGCTGTACATCGCCGCGATCGGCCCGAAGAACCTGGAGCAGACCGGCGAGATCGCCGACGGAGCCCTGCTGATCTTCCCGGCCGCCGAGCACCTGGAGGAGACCGCGCTGCGCCACCTGCGCGCCGGGCGCGAGAAGGCCGGCAAGACCATGGACGGTTTCGACGTCGTCCCGACCCTGCCGATCGCGGTCGGCGGCGACGACCGGATCGACGCCCTCGCGGACATGTTCCGGCCCTACACCGCGCTGTACGTCGGCGGCATGGGCAGCCCCAAGCAGAACTTCTACAACCAGCTCGCGCGGCGCATGGGGTACGAGAAGGAGGCCGCCGAGATCCAGGACAAGTACCTGGCGGGCGACAAGGAGGGCGCGGCCGCAGCCATCCCGCAGCAGCTGATCGACTCGACGGCGCTGCTCGGCTCCGTGGAGCGGATCGCCGACCGGATGCAGGCCTACGCGGCGGCCGGTGTCACCACGCTCACGCTGTCGCCCGCCGGCTTCACGCTGGAGGAGCGGATCGCCGCGCTGCGGGCCGGTACCGAGGCGCTGGAGCGGGCGGGTCTGGCCTGA